A genomic stretch from Lathyrus oleraceus cultivar Zhongwan6 chromosome 2, CAAS_Psat_ZW6_1.0, whole genome shotgun sequence includes:
- the LOC127123112 gene encoding uncharacterized mitochondrial protein AtMg00820-like, with protein MIHPHWVKAMKNEIQALATNKTWTFIILPPSKKVIDYKWVYRTTLHADGTIERQKSMLVSKGFTEVEGSYFLDTFSPVAKLNTVILLLSLASSLNIYLHQFDVHNAFLHGDLNEEFYMSLPKSITHSYPNQVCKLLKYLYGLKQPSRQ; from the coding sequence ATGATACATCCTCATTGGGTTAAGGCTATGAAAAATGAGATCCAAGCCCTCGCAACCAACAAAACTTGGACTTTCATAATCCTCCCACCAAGTAAAAAGGTAATTGACTACAAATGGGTCTACAGGACAACATTGCATGCTGATGGCACCATAGAAAGACAAAAATCAATGTTAGTTTCCAAGGGATTCACCGAAGTTGAAGGCAGTTACTTCTTAGACACCTTTTCTCCTGTTGCAAAGCTCAACACTGTAATACTTCTTCTTTCTTTAGCTTCATCATTAAATATTTATCTTCATCAATTTGATGTTCATAATGCATTTCTTCATGGTGATCTGAATGAGGAGTTTTACATGTCCTTACCAAAATCCATTACACATTCTTATCCAAATCAAGTTTGTAAGCTTTTAAAATATCTTTATGGGTTAAAACAACCAAGTAGACAATAG